The stretch of DNA ggtatgaaTTATAATATAATGATtgatcattgaaaaaattaactcaCCATCACTCACAAATAACAATTCACGCGGAGATTATTCCTTTCGGCAAACCTCCTTTTGGATCATAAACAAGcaacaccaactaattcttCAAAGGCTAATTATATCCGCAACGGGCATTTTTCCACGTTTTTGCTAccgaaaaagaaaacatcaaTTATTCATGCAccatagagaaaaaaaatatttagctcACAAAAATTCGGAAGGAGTTATATGTATCTCTAAAATATTTCGAttgattaatgtttttttcactctttacaaaaatattatgtatatgtattacattatgtatatgaaaaaaatgtgggtttgtgttttaaaatcttcaaaccACTTTTCGCCTCCCACCTTcatctaaaagaaattatcaaaatatatcatgcaaaatgattaaaggaatttttttctcagacaGAGGTCTCTATTTgaaactcaatattttcacttGAAAAGAAAGATATATAAAAAGCGACACTTTACATCATTTCAAAATGGactaaatgagaaaatttatgtccCACAAGGCGgacaaaaagaacttttattttaatataacaaaaactctaaaatgttgataaattgaaatttttgctcACATTTTGGGTGTTTTAAAACACACAAAGATTTCACCACACGATTCCGTTTTGTAACCCAGGCACAGATTGTGACTGCTAGCACGGAACTGACTCCCAATTGGATCCCGCTGTTGAATTTATAGCCAGCCCGAAGGTGGATTCTtcgttgctgctgctgcgtaCAAAAGACATGAACACCCAACATTGCCATGATTTGTACTTTGATCGCTTCCGCGGGATCTCCTCTCTCTCCTTTAAGTAAATATTGGGGTCGTGGGGTACACTGTGAAAAGAAGTTACTAGACTGTAAACGAGGAATGACTCCGCAATTCTCCAAGGCTCAGCCTTTAGTCCTTTTTTCATAGGCATCCCTTCCAttgcatttaaaatcaatttcatccacttatttattagaaaacaattaattaacaaaatactTAGCAAACGCTTTTATTCTAATGAATGAAGGAtaagaaaaagtaaagaaaatctttttttttttatttcaagcagattacttttttaaatgtaGGAACTGTAAGGACGAGAAATTTTAAACCAACAACAagatattttgtataaatcTTTTTGTTGTATATGTATTTGTATTATTAACCTTAACTTCcaaatataaagaaatataGGTAtccaatataaattttatgtattaaaaatgtatacatataaataaatagTGTGGGGCATAAAATCTCACGAAATTTTAGGTTTCAACTAAAAACATTATATTTCTCTCCGAGATAGAGCAAAAATGAATCtaagaaagagttatagggcgAAAATTTTCCTATGAGCTATTACCTACACTGCACTATATCACTGAAAAACATGATACTTTGAACTTTTCCTAAACTTTTGTGTGGCATTTTTATCCAACTCTCCTTTACTTATATTTTTCTACACATTCAAGAATTACTTACTTACCCACGTTATGTACAGTACgtttaaactctttttttattcatatttttgtagaaaagCTGGATTGTGGGATAATCATATtgtaaatggatttttatggATAGGTACATAATAATAACTGACGCcggtttaaaaataaatcaattttatgtagcttaagaaattatttttaaaaaatgagcaAGTTTAATGGATGTCAGGATACGGACGTGAGAGCTAAATTTGCAgataaaaccaaaatattctttaatttggAATTTTGTTGTCATCCCATCATTTATTGGCAAAATTAGATACCTAAATAAAACGACTTTTACACGGGGAGGCGGTATTATTGGGAGGGTGGTATCCCATATACCCACATGTTGCAACACATAATACTTTCCTCTAACACGATCTAAACCGTATTATAGTTACACTTATTACAACCGTAACAAACCTTGCACTGAAGATTACATGGTATTGATGTAggtaaaaaaacaaatctttttctttgtgtTCTTTGCGCAAAGAAATTATTACCTGCAAAGGGCAGTAATGaatcataatttaattaaaaaatatcttaatatttaaagctgaaaagtttgcatgtttgtggcacatgaactcctccgaaacggctgggccgttgggccgatcttgatgaaatttgttataggggtagagggggtcaatacgagttgcaagcgctatatgggattccgccccaatcCCCCTTTATAGCACTCCcactgaaatttttttctcattttctacctgctgaagggtcagaaaacgggtttttttttattttaaaaatttttcgggatccggattattcatccccctactaatatCGCCCCCATTTTATAgattaaaatggagtttgcttacacgtgattgggggctcagGTTGACTAGTAAGTATATCTTTTTAGGAGGGATTCTTTTTTGAAGAAAGAGTACATAATATTTTCAGAGTTATCTCTTTTACATCTTTGGCAATTATgttgtaaataatttacttaCCACTTTGGAGATATCAAAATatgtaatgattttttttttcttatgcgTTTATTtgcctttaaaaaatcatttctataCGTTGCTCCTTATAACACTGCGGTTTCGTTTCTCAATTTCTCATCACAAAACTTCTTCGAAGCATTCAAACGCATCAGCCGCATAGACCAAAATGCAATTACATTTACAAAGTTCTGTGAAAAGCTGTGGTGCGGATAGGCCGTGTGGGTATCGTCTTTCCGGTGTGGCAGTGATGTCTTCTTACTCAACAAAACAATGACGTAAATTGCTACAAAACATgccttttattctttcttttgacTTACTGTACTAATTGTGATGGAGACTGGCAAACGAAATGTCTCCACAAGGTCTGAGCTCACTCTCTCTGTAATCTGCGTCAACTTCCCGTCCGCCTCGCCGCACACAAGCTTCTCAATCCTCGGACTTGGGCAGGTAATTTGGACAGATGCATAAATGGTACCGCCCGTTTGGTTGAAGTACTCTAACTGTGTATGTAGATTATAGGGAATTTCCTGTGGGAGAAAATCGAGGAGTCTGGCTCGTACTGTGTCTTGAATTAGTGTCTCACTTGATTGATCTGTATTAGTGCCATCAGCAAACTCCCATGGGGAAATTTTTGCTcttgtcaaaagaaaattttgtatatcTTGTAGACCATCTCCCGTTAAAGCGGACACCATAAAAatattggagaattttttccaTCCTGATGTCTTTTCACCATCTTTCTGGGGCTCTTTGATATCTTTTTGAACAACCCCCTCAATGCAATTCATCGTCAATGTATCCACTAATTCAAGAAGAATTCTCTTTGATCGCAACATATCGATCTTATTGAGTACAAGAAAAGATGGTATATGACTGTAACACTTGAGTGTTTCAAGAACCATTTGGGGAAGTTGATTTCTTGTCCAGTGATTTGATACGTCGTGAACAACGCCAATTATATTTGAATGCTGAATCGAGTGTCGGCTAGCTGAGCTAAAGGATGTCTCTAAGTGATGCTTCTTAATCTCATGCGTTGTCACCAAACCTGGAGTGTCGTAAAAGATCATTTGTGCTCCCTTCTTATTAACTACTGCCCTGGAAGCTGTCCTAGTTGTGTGAACCTTACTAGACGTGGGGCAAATCTAACGAAAAATAATAcgtcttctttttaaatctatttataaaatatattaacatTCTTTATACTTACTCTGTGGTTTACTATTTTATTGATAAGGGTACTTTTGCCAGAATTTGGTACCCCAATGATagcaatttttatcaatttctgtACATTAGCCACTTCTTCAGGATTCCGTGCGACCGCCGATATACTTCTTATAATTCCTGCATTCTGagactcaattaattttcttgaaaaaatagGAGTTCTTGTCAATAAGAACCTAAACATTTtgtaaaagagaagaaaatcagcacgctcaatcaattaaaaatcaaattcaatcaTAATATTATAAAAACTTTGTGGAAATCTGACATTTGTTATACtggtaaaaatcttttacaaaaGTTACGATTTCATGGATATAATAAtgttagttggtataccacaatcgtggcataggtaccaatttttttttataataattcttattttatctattatatttctttttaatattaaattgaataatataaTGTAGAGtgtataattttcctttctaccttttctataaatttgattaattttacgTACAATAATTCTTCAACATCTAAAAAaaccaaattattttaaagtttgattttttccagTACATATCTCGGTTAATTTCGTCTTTTTGTCCGAAAATGCCGGTAAACGCGGTCCAATGAGAACCCGCCATGTGCTTTGAGCGCGCCAAAGgaaattccattaatttattttgaaaaacattgCATCAGTCGCGGAtggaatataaaagaaaactcaactAAAATCACTGAATGTATTTAGAAGAAAACCGGTGTAAGTACCAGATGGTACATAAGTGAAAGTGattgaaaaagttaaataaaaagaagctTCTTAAATAGgtgaaaacttattttttttagttgtttGATCTTGTGCCAGTGCAATGAAAATCAAACAAGAAATTGCAATAATGCAAAAGGATTCAAATGAAGATCCTCTGGTCAGGAGAAGAAAACATCGACTGGATCATCTAACacacgaagaaaaaatagagagaaagtaagtttaattaaaaaaatatatatttaaaattagcaaaattaggatataaaaaaaagaatattcatgcaaaatttttttttaagaattcaaGATTTCTTTggtgttaattttttcatggGTAATTTATGTTGATAAACATAATTCCATATTGTAGACTCTATAAcataaaacacaaattaaAATGCTAATTAGTCTGTGGTGTAATATGTTTATCTTCTAATTTGTCCTactgatatatttttattttaagtgaacaatgagaaaatgtaaaaacagtttttattttaattaacagaaaaatgaagaatcgCATGGCAGCACAAACATCGCGTGAtcggaagaaaataaaaatggacAATATGGAAactacaataaaaattctctctgaGGAAAATAAGCAACTCAACAAAAGAAATGCTTATCTGGAGGAGCGTCTGAAAGAATTAGAAAGACGCCTAGGTGGCATTTATGATGGTCTCACAATTGACACACAGTCGGGAAACGTGCAAGAGAAGGCGATGGCGCTCAACCTTCTCGAAATTTGCATAATCCTCACTGTATGGTTCACAATCAAAAGATCTCTAATGGAATCATCATGGCTGATGATGCATCAGACTTCGATGATACCTTCACAGCAAAAAGCCAAAGCGCCCAAGAGATTTATCCACATTCACCCAAGTTACCTGCATCACACAATTCAAgtgatttgaagaaaatcttcatgGAGCACTCCTACAATAAAACCCACGACATAGACAGGGCATATATTGATACAATAGACCTAAATTTGTCATCAGATGATGGATTTTCCTCTACATGCAACTCCCTGTCACCACTCTCGGATGTGGACTATGAAATGGATATTTGGAATGAGACCCTATCGGAACTTTTTCCTTCATTAGCTTATTAAATTACagaaatctttcaaattgatctctaatacattttatgtttcaaATCATTGTGAAATCaaagatgaataaatttattcaattaattattgcagtataatttttactttactattttattattctaatgcttgagaataattcttttgtaaTATTCAATagaagaatcattttttttaagtaggtaATACTATTTTAACCGTTCTTAGCTACCTACCagtctaaattaaatttacattaCAAAGTCCGGCTCCATTCTACCAAACAGATACCTAcaatagaatttttagaataaaatgcaCCCCTTTCTGTGTTATTCTGTTGGCCAATATTTAAAAGGTTTTGTCGCATTTGGTTGCGACTGAACGTGATGGATGTGCTTGAGATGACTTCGGAGATTCTGCTTTTGCTTGAAGAATCTATTGCAGTCCTCATATGGACAACTGTAAGGTTGTTCCCCGGTATGTTGTCTCCGGTGGACCTAcaaggaaaaacaattttttatccaaGTACTACTTACTACCAAAtaatatgttaaaaaaatcttacaatcaTTGTTTGCTTATCGACAAAAGCATTGTCACAAAAGTCGCACTTATATGGTCGTTCTCCTGTATGGTAGCGAATGTGAATTCTCAAAGTGCAGGTTGATGCAAATTTTTTATGGCAAATATCGCATTCATATGGCCTAGCACCTGTATGTGTTCTCATATGGATCTCCATGTTGCGCTGATTGATAAATCTTCCTCCACACACATCACATACAAAATTTCGCGCCTTGTGAATTCGCTGATGCCTCTTGAGGTTTTCTTTGCACTTGAGCACCTTCCCACATCCTTCAATATTGCATCTAAATTCCTCTGCATAGTCTCCATGACAGATTTTCATGTGATATTCtgcatgatttttctttttatacttCTTTCCACATTTTTCACATGTATACTCCTTTGGAGGGTGTGTCCGGAGGTGTTTTGCAAATTGTGTTTTCACATTAAATGTGAGATTACAATCTTTACAGGAAAATGTGGGTTTCTCTTCCTCCATATCTTCCGGTTGCTCTTTCTTGTTCACGCACTGTTCCTCTGTCTCTTCCTTTCCCTCAACTgtagttttctttttggattttcttagTTTCCGGGAACGTATAGGTGTATACTCATCAGAGTCTTCCTAAAAGAACCAAGAGAATTTGggttcaaaaatatttaatataaacTTTTTATAAGTCACCTCTTTCATTGGAACATCCAATTTTTCGGAAGATTCCTCCTGGAATACATTGAAATCCCCTTGGCCTAATTCTTCAGGTTCTGATTTCACCTCAACagaaaaattccttccttCAACTTCCACCATCTCAAATGGATCCTTCATGCACATGTCATGCGAAATATGAATGGACCCTGTCGATTCGAAGAGGGACACCATTTCCAGAATTACTTCATCTGAAGGTAGCTCCCCGCCAGCAAAGAACAATTTATACTCATTCTTCACATATTCTACGTTCATATGATGATAGTAGTACATCTTGACCAAAAATATTCGTCCTTCTGTCACAATACTGGAAAGTTTCTTCATTATTGATTGTTTTCCAAAATTCCTCTTTAATTGAACCTGACCAATCCTTCTCCTGAACGTATctgatctaaaaaaaaatgtatttttaataatagtttttaaagttctttttatgtaggtatttcacaaaagtaacatgaaattacaataatttagcaaaaaaattaaactttagcCACTTGagctttctttattatttcccagttttttcttaatttggatttttttaaattaattttaggttgaaagaaaataaacaaaacatccctatttttaggttatggcTAAAGATAAGagatttcaaattgaaaaacgTTGCAGTTTTTTAGTATAGATATGTGGATTTGTTTTAGATGAAATATGTACAATGCAGAGGGTGTATCATATTGAAACTTGTGATAATGAAGGACAGGAAAATCTAGGACGAaagaaatacatacatatgtctTCCTAAACTTTTACCATTAATTTTACAAGTCAATTAAGTTTGCTTTGGATATTATACGAATCGAAAAAAAAGACTGG from Lutzomyia longipalpis isolate SR_M1_2022 chromosome 4, ASM2433408v1 encodes:
- the LOC129796592 gene encoding GTPase Era, mitochondrial isoform X1, which translates into the protein MFRFLLTRTPIFSRKLIESQNAGIIRSISAVARNPEEVANVQKLIKIAIIGVPNSGKSTLINKIVNHRICPTSSKVHTTRTASRAVVNKKGAQMIFYDTPGLVTTHEIKKHHLETSFSSASRHSIQHSNIIGVVHDVSNHWTRNQLPQMVLETLKCYSHIPSFLVLNKIDMLRSKRILLELVDTLTMNCIEGVVQKDIKEPQKDGEKTSGWKKFSNIFMVSALTGDGLQDIQNFLLTRAKISPWEFADGTNTDQSSETLIQDTVRARLLDFLPQEIPYNLHTQLEYFNQTGGTIYASVQITCPSPRIEKLVCGEADGKLTQITERVSSDLVETFRLPVSITISTCTPRPQYLLKGERGDPAEAIKVQIMAMLGVHVFCTQQQQRRIHLRAGYKFNSGIQLGVSSVLAVTICAWVTKRNRVVKSLCVLKHPKSKTWKNARCGYN
- the LOC129796592 gene encoding GTPase Era, mitochondrial isoform X2; translation: MFRFLLTRTPIFSRKLIESQNAGIIRSISAVARNPEEVANVQKLIKIAIIGVPNSGKSTLINKIVNHRICPTSSKVHTTRTASRAVVNKKGAQMIFYDTPGLVTTHEIKKHHLETSFSSASRHSIQHSNIIGVVHDVSNHWTRNQLPQMVLETLKCYSHIPSFLVLNKIDMLRSKRILLELVDTLTMNCIEGVVQKDIKEPQKDGEKTSGWKKFSNIFMVSALTGDGLQDIQNFLLTRAKISPWEFADGTNTDQSSETLIQDTVRARLLDFLPQEIPYNLHTQLEYFNQTGGTIYASVQITCPSPRIEKLVCGEADGKLTQITERVSSDLVETFRLPVSITISTKTSLPHRKDDTHTAYPHHSFSQNFVNVIAFWSMRLMRLNASKKFCDEKLRNETAVL
- the LOC129796599 gene encoding uncharacterized protein LOC129796599 translates to MKIKQEIAIMQKDSNEDPLVRRRKHRLDHLTHEEKIERKKMKNRMAAQTSRDRKKIKMDNMETTIKILSEENKQLNKRNAYLEERLKELERRLGGIYDGLTIDTQSGNVQEKAMALNLLEICIILTVWFTIKRSLMESSWLMMHQTSMIPSQQKAKAPKRFIHIHPSYLHHTIQVI
- the LOC129796593 gene encoding zinc finger protein OZF-like, whose amino-acid sequence is MKKLSSIVTEGRIFLVKMYYYHHMNVEYVKNEYKLFFAGGELPSDEVILEMVSLFESTGSIHISHDMCMKDPFEMVEVEGRNFSVEVKSEPEELGQGDFNVFQEESSEKLDVPMKEEDSDEYTPIRSRKLRKSKKKTTVEGKEETEEQCVNKKEQPEDMEEEKPTFSCKDCNLTFNVKTQFAKHLRTHPPKEYTCEKCGKKYKKKNHAEYHMKICHGDYAEEFRCNIEGCGKVLKCKENLKRHQRIHKARNFVCDVCGGRFINQRNMEIHMRTHTGARPYECDICHKKFASTCTLRIHIRYHTGERPYKCDFCDNAFVDKQTMIVHRRQHTGEQPYSCPYEDCNRFFKQKQNLRSHLKHIHHVQSQPNATKPFKYWPTE